The following proteins come from a genomic window of Triticum aestivum cultivar Chinese Spring chromosome 6A, IWGSC CS RefSeq v2.1, whole genome shotgun sequence:
- the LOC123132247 gene encoding DNA repair protein RAD5A, translating to MAKKGERAEQVAAVRAVLGEETPEMDIIRALHMAGDDPTKTINILLDLHHNLPPSPSPSPSPPPQPPPVQPTKPSSKSIPQPKTPAQPKPAAAAAAAGKPRPKSNPAPTGGGEHWWLVGSAEMAGLSTCKGRRIAAGEPVTFSFPNSATAAASGKGRPGRFALASCTSEIMRFSTPTHGEVGRIPNEWARCLLPLLKEGKVKVEALCKSAPEVLSIMDTVLLSASIYINSSMFRDQKQSPPKATRAATEDSTFHPLPALFKVIGITPFMKAAFTPEDLYSRKRPIERKSSNGEPVAKLTSEKLKLSSSGNEDDHAEGTVSDSDLDDIIGISDSSALEERDPPEALQCDLRPYQKQALHWMLQLEKGSCSQDAATTLHPCWEAYKLDDKREFVLYLNVFSGDATTEFPSTLQLSRGGILADAMGLGKTIMTISLLLSDSSKGRVTTQHSTQISGEASGLGETPIQSLDSVKNLASPFSFSKLRKPKAPLIGGGNLVICPMTLLSQWKAEIEAHTKPDSLNIYVHYGQSRPKEASFIGQNDIVLTTYGVVASEFSTESSTENGGLYSVHWFRIVLDEAHMIKSSKSLISQAAAALTADRRWCLTGTPIQNNLEDLYSLFRFLKVEPWRNWALWNKLVQKPFEEGDERGLKLVQTILKPVMLRRTKHSTDKEGRPILTLPPANIEVKYCDLSESEKDFYEALFRRSKVKFDQFVEQGKVLHNYASILELLLRLRQCCDHPFLVMSRGDTQEFADLNKLAKRFLHGGNSNVNGDSSSLPSKAYIEEVVQELQKGEGECPICLEAFEDAVLTPCAHRLCRECILSSWQSPAAGLCPVCRKSMTKQDLITAPTNSRFQVDVEKNWVESSKISFLLQELESLRSSGAKSIVFSQWTAFLDLLEIPLSRHGISFTRLDGTLNLQQREKVIREFSEDKRILVLLMSLKAGGVGINLTAASNAFVMDPWWNPAVEEQAVMRIHRIGQMKSVSIKRFIVKGTVEERMEAVQARKQRMISGALTDQEFRTARLEELKMLFS from the exons ATGGCGAAGAAGGGCGAGAGGGCGGAGCAAGTGGCGGCGGTGCGCGCGGTGCTCGGCGAGGAGACGCCGGAGATGGACATCATCCGCGCGCTCCACATGGCCGGCGACGACCCCACCAAGACCATCAACATCCTCCTCGACCTCCACCACAAcctgccgccgtcgccgtcgccgtcgccgtcgcccccgccccaGCCCCCGCCGGTCCAACCCACCAAACCCTCCAGCAAATCGATCCCGCAGCCCAAAACCCCCGCGCAACcgaagccggcggcggcggcggcggcggccgggaaaCCTAGGCCCAAGTCCAACCCCGCGCccaccggcggcggcgagcactggTGGCTGGTGGGGAGCGCCGAGATGGCCGGCCTGTCCACCTGCAAGGGCAGGCGCATCGCCGCCGGGGAACCGGTCACCTTCTCGTTCCCCAACTCCGCGACCGCGGCCGCCTCGGGCAAGGGCCGTCCTGGTCGCTTTGCCCTCGCTTCCTGCACCTCGGAGATCATGCGCTTCTCAACCCCGACCCACGGGGAG GTCGGCCGCATCCCCAACGAGTGGGCGCGGTGTCTGCTGCCCCTTCTCAAGGAGGGGAAGGTCAAAGTCGAGGCCCTGTGCAAATCCGCTCCTGAGGTTCTTAGCATCATGGACACCGTTCTCTTGTCTGCTAG TATATACATCAACAGCTCCATGTTCCGTGACCAAAAGCAGTCACCGCCCAAGGCAACGCGTGCTGCTACGGAGGACTCCACATTCCATCCACTCCCCGCACTTTTCAAAGTCATCGGGATTACCCCTTTTATGAAG GCAGCATTTACTCCAGAAGATCTCTATTCCAGAAAGCGACCAATTGAAAGAAAG AGCAGTAACGGAGAGCCAGTCGCAAAGTTGACATCTGAGAAATTGAAATTATCTTCTAGCGGAAATGAAGATGATCATGCTGAAGGAACTGTTTCAGATTCGGATTTGGATGATATAATTGGAATCTCAGACAGTTCTGCATTGGAG GAGAGGGATCCACCTGAGGCTCTGCAGTGTGATCTGCGCCCTTATCAGAAGCAGGCCCTTCATTGGATGCTGCAGCTTGAGAAAGGCAGTTGCTCCCAGGATGCAGCTACAACCCTTCACCCTTGTTGGGAGGCATATAAGCTTGATGACAA GAGGGAATTTGTTCTGTACTTGAATGTATTTTCCGGGGATGCCACCACTGAATTTCCTAGTACATTACAGCTTTCTAGAGGAGGG ATTCTGGCAGATGCAATGGGACTAGGGAAGACTATCATGACGATAAGTCTTCTTCTTTCTGATTCTAGCAAAGGGCGCGTCACAACTCAGCATAGTACTCAGATCTCTGGAGAAGCTAGTGGGCTGGGTGAAACTCCTATTCAGTCCCTTGATTCCGTGAAGAATCTAGCTAGCCCTTTTTCTTTTAGCAAGCTCAGGAAACCTAAGGCCCCACTGATTGGAGGTGGAAATCTAGTTATCTGCCCGATGACACTACTGAGTCAGTGGAAG GCAGAGATTGAAGCTCATACAAAACCGGATTCTTtgaatatatatgttcattatgGCCAAAGCAGACCAAAGGAAGCAAGCTTTATTGGTCAGAATGATATTGTCCTGACCACCTATGGAGTCGTGGCATCAGAATTTTCAACCGAG AGTTCTACAGAAAATGGTGGCCTCTACTCTGTTCACTGGTTTAGAATTGTGCTTGATGAGGCGCACATGATAAAGTCATCTAAAAGTTTAATATCCCAAGCTGCTGCTGCTCTTACTGCTGATCGGCGCTGGTGTCTTACTGGTACACCAATTCAG AACAACTTGGAGGATCTATACAGCCTTTTTAGGTTTCTGAAGGTTGAACCATGGAGAAACTGGGCCCT GTGGAATAAACTTGTACAAAAACCATTTGAAGAAGGTGACGAAAGAGGCTTAAAGCTAGTGCAGACCATTTTAAAGCCAGTAATGTTGAGGAGAACTAAACATAGCACAGACAAGGAGGGCAG ACCAATCCTTACTCTACCCCCGGCGAATATTGAAGTGAAATATTGTGATCTATCAGAGTCTGAGAAGGACTTCTATGAAGCTCTGTTTCGACGATCTAAG GTGAAATTTGATCAGTTTGTGGAGCAAGGGAAGGTCCTGCACAATTATGCTTCAATTCTGGAGTTGCTTTTGCGCCTTAGGCAATGTTGTGACCATCCATTTCTTGTTATGAG TCGTGGAGATACACAGGAGTTTGCAGACCTCAATAAGCTTGCAAAGCGTTTCCTGCATGGTGGTAATAGTAATGTTAATGGGGATTCTTCTTCCCTTCCCTCTAAGGCTTACATTGAAGAGGTTGTCCAAGAACTGCAGAAAGGTGAGGGGGAATGCCCTATTTGCCTGGAAGCCTTTGAGGATGCTGTATTAACTCCCTGTGCTCATCGATTATGCCGAGAGTGTATTTTATCTAGTTGGCAGAGTCCAGCAGCAGGTCTTTGTCCTGTTTGTAG AAAGTCGATGACCAAGCAAGATCTTATTACTGCTCCAACTAACAGTCGCTTCCAAGTTGATGTTGAGAAGAACTGGGTTGAATCTTCGAAGATATCTTTTCTTCTACAGGAATTAGAATCTCTTCGCAGTTCAGGCGCCAAGAGTATCGTGTTTAGTCAGTGGACTGCATTTCTAGATCTCCTGGAAATTCCACTTTCCAG GCATGGCATTTCATTTACCAGACTGGATGGGACCTTAAATCTTCAGCAGAGAGAGAAAGTAATCCGTGAGTTTTCTGAGGACAAACGAATTCTG GTTTTACTTATGTCTCTGAAGGCTGGTGGTGTTGGAATAAACCTCACAGCTGCCTCTAACGCGTTTGTCATG GACCCTTGGTGGAATCCTGCTGTTGAAGAACAAGCTGTCATGCGCATCCATCGAATTGGTCAAATGAAGAGTGTTTCTATCAAAAGATTCATTGTCAAG GGTACTGTTGAGGAAAGAATGGAAGCTGTGCAGGCTCGTAAGCAGCGAATGATTTCCGGAGCGTTGACGGACCAGGAATTCCGCACAGCACGTCTAGAAGAACTGAAGATGCTCTTCTCTTGA